One stretch of Halichoerus grypus chromosome 8, mHalGry1.hap1.1, whole genome shotgun sequence DNA includes these proteins:
- the TMEM229B gene encoding transmembrane protein 229B isoform X2 — MASAEPLTALSRWYLYAIHGYFCEVMFTAAWEFVLNFNWKFPGVTSVWALFIYGTSILIVERMYLRLRGRCPLLLRCLIYTLWTYLWEFTTGLILRQFNACPWDYSQFDFDFMGLITLEYAVPWFCGSLIMEKFIIRNTLRLRFDKDAEPGEPSGPLALANGHVKTD, encoded by the coding sequence ATGGCGTCCGCCGAGCCCCTGACGGCGCTGTCCCGCTGGTACCTCTATGCCATCCACGGCTACTTCTGCGAGGTGATGTTCACGGCGGCCTGGGAGTTCGTGCTGAACTTTAACTGGAAGTTCCCGGGGGTCACGAGCGTGTGGGCGCTCTTCATCTACGGCACCTCCATCCTCATCGTGGAGCGCATGTATCTGCGCCTGCGGGGCCGCTGCCCGCTGCTTTTGCGCTGCCTCATCTACACGCTCTGGACCTACCTATGGGAGTTCACCACCGGCCTCATCCTGCGCCAGTTCAATGCCTGCCCCTGGGACTACTCCCAGTTCGACTTTGACTTCATGGGCCTCATCACCCTGGAGTACGCCGTGCCCTGGTTCTGCGGGTCCCTCATCATGGAGAAGTTCATCATCCGCAACACCCTCCGCCTCCGCTTTGACAAGGACGCCGAGCCCGGGGAGCCCAGTGGCCCCCTGGCCCTGGCCAACGGCCACGTCAAGACAGACTGA
- the TMEM229B gene encoding transmembrane protein 229B isoform X1, with the protein MLAPTAENGTEAQPGTRTKVNPGHSCTAILMSVLSRALRGLISDRLGSMASAEPLTALSRWYLYAIHGYFCEVMFTAAWEFVLNFNWKFPGVTSVWALFIYGTSILIVERMYLRLRGRCPLLLRCLIYTLWTYLWEFTTGLILRQFNACPWDYSQFDFDFMGLITLEYAVPWFCGSLIMEKFIIRNTLRLRFDKDAEPGEPSGPLALANGHVKTD; encoded by the exons ATGCTTGCCCCCACTGCTGAGAATGGCACTGAGGCCCAGCCAGGCACCAGGACAAAGGTTAACCCGGGACACTCCTGCACAGCGATCCTGATGTCTGTTCTGAGCCGTGCACTCAGAGGTCTGATAAGTGA CCGGCTCGGCAGCATGGCGTCCGCCGAGCCCCTGACGGCGCTGTCCCGCTGGTACCTCTATGCCATCCACGGCTACTTCTGCGAGGTGATGTTCACGGCGGCCTGGGAGTTCGTGCTGAACTTTAACTGGAAGTTCCCGGGGGTCACGAGCGTGTGGGCGCTCTTCATCTACGGCACCTCCATCCTCATCGTGGAGCGCATGTATCTGCGCCTGCGGGGCCGCTGCCCGCTGCTTTTGCGCTGCCTCATCTACACGCTCTGGACCTACCTATGGGAGTTCACCACCGGCCTCATCCTGCGCCAGTTCAATGCCTGCCCCTGGGACTACTCCCAGTTCGACTTTGACTTCATGGGCCTCATCACCCTGGAGTACGCCGTGCCCTGGTTCTGCGGGTCCCTCATCATGGAGAAGTTCATCATCCGCAACACCCTCCGCCTCCGCTTTGACAAGGACGCCGAGCCCGGGGAGCCCAGTGGCCCCCTGGCCCTGGCCAACGGCCACGTCAAGACAGACTGA